GTGGTCGATGTCACAGCATACGCACCGGTTTTTGGTGGAACTACAGTTATGGTGTAATCACCTGGCAGCAAGCTGGCTTGGTTTAGATTTCCTTGTTCATCAGTAGTTAATTGTAATAAAAAGGTGCCATTATTTTTACCAATATTTTTACTATAAAAGAATACTACTGTTTCAGGCAAAATAGTATCATCAATACCACGGACAGTGGCGTTAAATAATGTCATAGCTACACCAAGATTGATATCATCGAGGCGATTATTAGATTCATTGTATGAAACATTAAAAGTGGTCTCCGGTACATATAAATTATCATAGGGATGAACTGTTACTTCAAAATTTGTAGCGCCCGGTGGAAAGACTAACGAATATTCACCAGCCTCATTAGTAATTGCTGTGCTCGAATTTAATATGTCGCCTTCATTATCAGTAGCACTCGCAGAAACATAGGCTTGTGACATAGCTAAATTATCAGTGACCGAATAGAATATGCGGCCATTTACAATAAGTAGATCTGCGGTATTAGGGTAGGCGAGATCAACATTTGCATTTTCAAAAATAGTCATTTTGTTATAACTAATTGGTGGTCGACCGGATTGTTGTTCTTCATTTTGATAGGGTATGAATTTCATGTCATAGTTACCCGATACTGCAGCTAATTTATACCCTGTTTCTGCGTCAACAGCGACACGTTGAATAATGTCATGACTCGTTAGTGTTTCAAGTTTTTTAGCTATGAGTGTACCAGCATATAGAGTATCTAAAGACTTAACCAAACCTTGAATAATTATTGTTGGTGATAAATATATCTCTTGATATCCAGCGGAGAGTTCAAGAGCATCACTCGGTTGCTGACGTAAAAAGTCGGTTGTGTCTGGGGGGGTTAATTCAGCATAAACTTGTTGAATACTATAACCTTGTTTTTGACAGGTGCCCAAAAAACAAATGCGATCATCACCACAATCTTCAATACGAAAGCATTCTTGTGCATTATTTTTATGGCGGCAAGAAGCAAGCTCGATTAAAGCAACGGTTAATAAAAGATAGGTAAAGCTTAAAACTAGTCTTACTCGCATTGGTCACTCGTTACATATTGAACTGTCCAGGTTAATGAGACGCTGCCAGCTTCTTCAGGTAGTGAGCGTCCTGTTGGTGCATCAAAGGGCTGATCAGCAACCATTAATTCAACAACATGCGCAACAGATGTACCACCACGAAAACGAGGGTCGCTGTCTTGAATTTCAAACGATACCCGAGCGCCTGTTTCACTACTGCCGTTTTGAGGTTCTTGATTATCATCACGCTGATAATCAACAAATACTCGCCAATAGAGATCAATTGAATCAGGATCGAAAATCGACGCGGCATAAGTACGAGAAAAACCACAGCCATGAATGACAAAATCAAGCGTCGGATTAGGATCAGGACGAGTTATTCGGGGTGGTTGATTTTTAGGTTCAACGTAATCAGCATCTGGAGGTAGCAGACATCCTGATAAAAAACTTAAACATGGTACAACGGCGCAAAACATCTTGTAATAATATCTAGCAATATGGATGCCAATGGTAACAATAAAAAAAAGGCCGTCAATATAGGCAGATAGAAAGCGCAAGCATAGATATTGTTGTTGGCAGTGTGACACTTTCGTCATTGTTTTAGTAATAGTTAGCATAGTTTTGGCATGACATTTAAATTTGCTACAATTCATCCTCATGTTCGAGATGGCGAAAAATGGTGCGTGGGTCAACACCAAGGTCATGTGCTGTTTTGGTGCGATTACCATTATTGCGAGCTAAAATTTCATTAATGTAACGCCGCTGAAAATCATCGCGAGCTTGGGCTAAAGGTAAAACCGGAGCAAGATCATTATCTGTTAATTCGAGATCTTCTGGCGCTAATTGTGCACGTTCAGCCATGATTACCGCCTTTTTAATACGATTTTCAAGCTGACGAATATTACCAGGCCAATTATAGCGCTTCATATGCATAACGCATTGGGGTGAAAATCCCTTGATATTATTATTATATTCTTCAGCATAACGTTTTAATAGATAGCGTGCAATTAGCATCAAATCTTCGCCACGTTCTCGTAAAGGAGGCAGATGAATGCCAACCACGTTAAGCCGATAATAAAGGTCTTCGCGAAAACACCCCTCTTTTATTTCAGCTTCAAGATTCTTATGGGTTGCAGCAACGACACGAATATCAACCGGCTCAGCTTTAGAATCACCTACTTTGCTAACTATTTTTTCTTGAATAGCGCGTAATAATTTAACCTGTAATGCCACAGATAATTCACCTATTTCATCAAGAAAAAGTGTGCCGCCATCAGCCGCTTGAAAACGGCCCTCACGGGTAGCAATCGCACCGGTAAAAGAACCACGTACATGACCAAAAAGTTCGCTTTCAAGCAGATTTTCAGGGATTGCACCACAATTTACTACTACAAAATGTTTGTCGTGGCGGTCAGAGCGTTGATGGATCTCACGGGCGATTAACTCTTTGCCGGTACCAGTTTCACCAGTGATTAAAACTGAGATATCAGTCGGAGCTACTTTTCGTATTTTTCGATAAATTTCTTGCATAGCGATGCTAGTGCCAATGATGTCACCAAAACACTTATCAGCAAGCGCATAACGCAGAGCGGCATTATCAGAACGGAGATTGTCAACCATCATAGCGTTACGAATAAGTAAGGATGCCTGAGAGGCAAACACCATAACCGCATCGAGCATAGCTGGTTCGAATAGATTAACAACGCGATTTGAACCAAGATAAATTAGACCAAACAGTTCGCCAGCTTCGGTAAGCGGCATGCACATTACCGAGCACAACCGCAGATTGATAACAGAAGCAGATGCTTTAAATTCTAAATCATTAAGCGCATCAGCAACAATTATCGGTTGTTGTTCACGTACAACCTTATTGATAATACTATCTGAAAGTTCAGCCAGGGCACTATCGACGTTTTCTTGATGGAGATTGCGGGCAACTTTTACTTCAGGCTTGCCATCTTCAAATAAGACTAGAAACCCCTTATCTGCGTTAGTTAATTCAACCACAGTATCCATCAATGTTGTGAGTAGCCCGCCTAAGTCTCGACTACGTAATAACTTTTCTGAAAAGTTAACGATTTCGCGATATGCCGCAATGCTATTGCGAGTTTTATGTTCATTTACAGCATCTTCATGTTTTAACGGTAGGTCTCGTTCGCCAAAGGTAAGTTGCGTATCACCGATAACTATAACATCACCATCTTTTAGACGTGCGCGTTTTTCTTTACGCCCATTTATTAACATAGGACGACCACGACCAAGTGATGCGGCAATAAAATCATCGTTTTCACGCAATATTTGCGCATGGTCAGAAGAAACTTCAGCCCCAATTATAATAATATCGCAGGTGGGGTCACTTCCTAAACGGGTAATATTTTTAAAAAGTGGGTGACGTTTATCACCATCTGCAATTGATTCGATTAGTACCGGCATATAATGGAACATAAAGGCAAAGGTTCCCCCTCGGCAAGTATTTGATTGATAAATGATTACAATTAATTAGAGATTTTCTTGGCGACGAAATTTTAGCGCCGCAGCTGCAAATTTTTTATAGGTATCAAGATGATGGTGACAGACATCGTGAACTATTGTCCAATCGATATTTGCATACTCATGTACCAACATAATGTTATTTTAATAAAAAAAGTGTCGCAAAATGCGACATCATAGTTATTACGATATTATTTTCCTAATAAATTTCATACAAATATAATGGCATAATATTTGCGTTAATAGCAATTTATGCGTCTTGAATATGACCGTGGTACAATAATTTGTGTGCAAACTGAGGCAGAGGCATACAAAAATGTTGCCCAACTACCTGGTATGCAATGGGATAAGCGAACAGGAGTATTTCGTGCAGAAGCCGAGCGTTATGCAGAAATTTGCAGAGCATTAAATATTAACCAAATTAATTTTTTTGATACGATAGCTAATGACCTAAATACTAAGTTAGTTTGGAAAGCAATTCCTTTAAGGCCATATCAAGAAGCTGCTCTTACTGCTTGGCAGCTTAATGGCAATCGTGGATTGGTGGTATTGCCAACTGGCAGTGGCAAAACACGGGTGGCTTTGGCTGCCGCAGCGCAGCTTATGCAACCAACTCTTGTGCTCGTACCGACCAGAGTACTGCTTGAGCAGTGGATTACAGCTATAAGCAATTTTTATGGTGGCACTATTGGATGTGTGGGTGATGGTATTTTTAATATCGCATCAGTTACGGTAACTACCTATGCCAGTGCTTGGCGACATATGCCGTTGTTAGGTAAGCATTTTGGTCTGCTAATAATTGATGAAGCACATCATTTGGGTAGCGGCTTGCCTAATGAAGTTATGGCAATGAGTGTGGCACCTGCGCGTTTAGGTATTACGGCAACACCATCAACTACGCTTATTGAAAATAATGCTAGCGAACGATTATTAGGGCCGCTGGTTTATCAGCTAACTATTGCAGATCTTGCAGGTAAGTATTTGGCTGATTTTGATAGCATAGTATTGTGGGTTAAACTAACTGCCGACGAACGAGAGGCATATCTTGCTGATCGGCAAATATTTTTAAATGTTTACCGTCGTTTTTGCATGACTCATAGTGATCCTAGTTGGCAAGAGTTTATTGCTACTGCCAGACGTAGTGACATTGGTCGTTGTGCTCTTACTGCTCATGAACGCTCTTTGCGTTTGCTAAGATTGACTAAGCACAAAGAAGCATTAGTGGCAAACCTTTTAAGCCGTCATGCTGATGCGCGGGTATTGGTATTTACCAGCGATAATTATACTGCATATAAATTAGCACGATTCATGCTTATTATGCCAATTACTTGTGATATCAACCGTAGCGAGCGTCGCGATGCGCTGATGAAATTTCGCATCGGTGAATTATCAGCTTTAGTGTCAGCGCAAGTGTTAAATGAGGGCATCGATATACCTGACGCTGATGTTGCTATTATTGTTGGCAGTAGTCGGGGTGAGCGTGAGCATGTGCAACGGGTGGGGCGTTTATTGCGGCCTAGTATAGGCAAACGCGCCATCGTTTATGAATTGGTTACTAGTGCTACTAATGAAGTTAGCAAAGCAAATAAGAGGCGTAAAGGTCTTGGTAACCTTAATCCCATATAATTATCGCCGTAGCGGTGATAGTATTTTCCCATGTTATCTTGATGCTCGTGACCATGGTTGGATCCGTTTATTGTTAGCTGAATATCAACGTTTTGTCGCATTGCCACGTCATCGACTACTGACATATTTGCGTCAGCCCTTGCCTTTTTATTGTCCAAAAAATAAACGTCGATTAGTTGAAAAATTATTTAATGATTTATTTCGTACAAAAATTCAAGCAGCAATAAACCCCCAAAAAATGCGAGCTGCGCTATTTGCCAAAGCTACTGAATATCGTAGAGCTTTTAAAGCAGATACAGATCAATGGCAAAGCCAAGTAATGTTAGAGGTAGCACAGCAATTTGGCATCAGTAGTAATGCAGCTAGCGAATCATTATTTGCTGATCTACCTGCTGAGCGGTTGCTTACAGCGCCAGATATTATTCCGTCCCCGAATGAAATCGAACTGCGCTGCAATCTCATGTTGGTGCAATGGCTGCTTGCTCGCAGTATGGGGGTAACTATTGCACTTGAAGGTAATGCACGCGCGGTAGTGCGACATGCCAAATGGCGTGGTTTAATTTGCACTTTGCACCACACAGCAACGCCTATGCGACCGGTGCTACATATTTCAGGACCATTGTCATTATTTAGGCAAACAATAGTTTATGGACGTCATTTAGGCGAGTTGGTGCCTATTTTAAGCTACTGCAATCGTTTTTTTCTGCAGGCACAATTGTTACTTGGCGAGGGCCCAGCTAATTTAAAATTGCAAACGGGTGATCCGATATTTCCTGCTAAACCACCGCGTTTATATGATTCAAAAATTGAAGCAAAACTTGCACGTGATTTGGCGCGCATCGCCCCAGAATGGGAGGTCATTCGCGAGCCCGAGGCAATTACTGCCGGTAATACCCTAATATTTCCTGATTTTGGTATTAGAAATCGGCAAAAGCCAACCCAGCTTTTTTTAATTGAAATAATGGGTTTTTGGACTCCGCAATATGTTGAAAAAAAACTGGCAGGGTTACGCAAGGCAGAATTACACAATTTTATTTTATGCATTGATAGTGAACGCAATTGTAGTGATGACGACTTGCCTAAAGGGGCGGCAATTCTTCGTTTTCGCCGTCGGGTAGATGCTAAAGAACTAATGGCAATTATTGATAAAATGAAACGAATAAGACGAATGAATGAAGACTAATTATTCAATAGGTGTTATAAATAGAACAAATGCGTATAGAAGCAGATAAACAACGAATATGGCAGCTTATTGAAGCCATTGGTAAAAACACTAAAGGTAAAGGAAATGTTTATTTAGTTGGTGGTGCGACCGCAGTATTATATGGATGGCGTTCGCAAACTATAGATGTGGATCTTAAGCTTGATCCAGAGCCAGCCGGTATTTTTTCGGTAATTCGTATTTTAAAAGATGAACTCAATATAAATATTGAACTTGCATCACCTGATCAATTTATTCCAGCATTACCAGATTGGCAGCAGCGATCACCTTATATTACGACCATTGGTCAGATTAACTTTTATCATTATGATCTTTATGCACAAGTATTAGCTAAAATTGAACGAGGCCATACGCAAGATATATTAGATGTAAAACATTATTTAACTGCAGAACTTGTTGACCCCAATAAATTACAACAATTATTTAACGCCATTTATAATGAATTAGAGCGTTACCCAGCCATTAATGCAAATGAATTTCAACGTAAACTTGATCTTGCTTTAAGAGATGATCAATGAATAATCTACCTGGAGCAGACCTCA
The sequence above is drawn from the Deltaproteobacteria bacterium genome and encodes:
- a CDS encoding DUF790 family protein, giving the protein MVTLIPYNYRRSGDSIFPCYLDARDHGWIRLLLAEYQRFVALPRHRLLTYLRQPLPFYCPKNKRRLVEKLFNDLFRTKIQAAINPQKMRAALFAKATEYRRAFKADTDQWQSQVMLEVAQQFGISSNAASESLFADLPAERLLTAPDIIPSPNEIELRCNLMLVQWLLARSMGVTIALEGNARAVVRHAKWRGLICTLHHTATPMRPVLHISGPLSLFRQTIVYGRHLGELVPILSYCNRFFLQAQLLLGEGPANLKLQTGDPIFPAKPPRLYDSKIEAKLARDLARIAPEWEVIREPEAITAGNTLIFPDFGIRNRQKPTQLFLIEIMGFWTPQYVEKKLAGLRKAELHNFILCIDSERNCSDDDLPKGAAILRFRRRVDAKELMAIIDKMKRIRRMNED
- a CDS encoding DEAD/DEAH box helicase family protein, translated to MRLEYDRGTIICVQTEAEAYKNVAQLPGMQWDKRTGVFRAEAERYAEICRALNINQINFFDTIANDLNTKLVWKAIPLRPYQEAALTAWQLNGNRGLVVLPTGSGKTRVALAAAAQLMQPTLVLVPTRVLLEQWITAISNFYGGTIGCVGDGIFNIASVTVTTYASAWRHMPLLGKHFGLLIIDEAHHLGSGLPNEVMAMSVAPARLGITATPSTTLIENNASERLLGPLVYQLTIADLAGKYLADFDSIVLWVKLTADEREAYLADRQIFLNVYRRFCMTHSDPSWQEFIATARRSDIGRCALTAHERSLRLLRLTKHKEALVANLLSRHADARVLVFTSDNYTAYKLARFMLIMPITCDINRSERRDALMKFRIGELSALVSAQVLNEGIDIPDADVAIIVGSSRGEREHVQRVGRLLRPSIGKRAIVYELVTSATNEVSKANKRRKGLGNLNPI
- a CDS encoding sigma 54-interacting transcriptional regulator, translated to MFHYMPVLIESIADGDKRHPLFKNITRLGSDPTCDIIIIGAEVSSDHAQILRENDDFIAASLGRGRPMLINGRKEKRARLKDGDVIVIGDTQLTFGERDLPLKHEDAVNEHKTRNSIAAYREIVNFSEKLLRSRDLGGLLTTLMDTVVELTNADKGFLVLFEDGKPEVKVARNLHQENVDSALAELSDSIINKVVREQQPIIVADALNDLEFKASASVINLRLCSVMCMPLTEAGELFGLIYLGSNRVVNLFEPAMLDAVMVFASQASLLIRNAMMVDNLRSDNAALRYALADKCFGDIIGTSIAMQEIYRKIRKVAPTDISVLITGETGTGKELIAREIHQRSDRHDKHFVVVNCGAIPENLLESELFGHVRGSFTGAIATREGRFQAADGGTLFLDEIGELSVALQVKLLRAIQEKIVSKVGDSKAEPVDIRVVAATHKNLEAEIKEGCFREDLYYRLNVVGIHLPPLRERGEDLMLIARYLLKRYAEEYNNNIKGFSPQCVMHMKRYNWPGNIRQLENRIKKAVIMAERAQLAPEDLELTDNDLAPVLPLAQARDDFQRRYINEILARNNGNRTKTAHDLGVDPRTIFRHLEHEDEL
- a CDS encoding DUF86 domain-containing protein, which gives rise to MLVHEYANIDWTIVHDVCHHHLDTYKKFAAAALKFRRQENL